In Streptomyces sp. RFCAC02, the following proteins share a genomic window:
- a CDS encoding GntR family transcriptional regulator codes for MTKATHGGGDPPYLRIVASIRRRIADGGLAPGDRVPSTRRIAEEWGVALATATKALTTLRLEGLVETRPRIGTVVAGTAPAPAARRRAVPDPERELSLDRIVRAAVLIADAEGLPALSMRGVAARLGVAPMSIYRYVPSKDELVLLTADAAFGEETYPSDAPGDWRSRVELGARILWRVYRRHPWLAQLGSLTRPLLVPNLMVHAEWILSALDGRGLDPVAQFDIHVLLYSHVQGLAVHLEMEAQAEAATGQSEDQWMNSRAPDMRGLVESGRFPTFARLVGSFADGYDLRLDVLFEAGLTALLDGLTPVVEGRAAPA; via the coding sequence GTGACGAAGGCCACACACGGGGGCGGCGATCCGCCGTACCTGCGCATCGTCGCCTCGATCCGGCGGCGCATCGCGGACGGTGGACTGGCCCCCGGCGACCGGGTCCCCTCGACCCGGCGGATCGCCGAGGAGTGGGGCGTCGCGCTCGCCACCGCCACCAAGGCCCTGACCACCCTGCGTCTCGAGGGACTCGTCGAGACGCGGCCCCGCATCGGCACGGTCGTCGCCGGTACCGCCCCCGCCCCGGCCGCCCGCAGACGCGCCGTCCCCGACCCGGAACGGGAGCTGAGCCTCGACCGGATCGTGCGCGCCGCCGTCCTGATCGCCGACGCCGAGGGGCTCCCGGCGCTGTCGATGCGCGGCGTCGCCGCCCGGCTCGGCGTCGCGCCGATGTCGATCTACCGCTATGTCCCCAGCAAGGACGAGCTGGTCCTGCTGACGGCCGACGCCGCGTTCGGCGAGGAGACCTACCCGTCGGACGCCCCCGGCGACTGGCGCTCCCGCGTCGAACTCGGCGCCCGGATCCTGTGGCGCGTGTACCGGCGACACCCGTGGCTGGCCCAGCTCGGCTCCCTCACCCGCCCGCTGCTCGTGCCGAACCTGATGGTCCACGCGGAGTGGATCCTGAGCGCCCTCGACGGCCGCGGTCTCGACCCGGTCGCCCAGTTCGACATCCACGTCCTGCTCTACAGCCACGTCCAGGGGCTCGCGGTGCACCTGGAGATGGAGGCGCAGGCCGAGGCGGCGACGGGCCAGTCGGAGGACCAGTGGATGAACAGCCGCGCCCCCGACATGCGGGGCCTCGTGGAGTCCGGCCGCTTCCCGACGTTCGCCCGGCTCGTCGGCTCCTTCGCCGACGGCTACGACCTGCGTCTCGACGTGCTCTTCGAGGCCGGTCTCACGGCGCTCCTCGACGGCCTGACACCCGTGGTCGAGGGCCGCGCAGCCCCCGCCTGA
- a CDS encoding cysteine dioxygenase family protein, whose translation MSAPSPALRTPHTAPLTPARLADIARGYAARSDLWRPKVRFTTPDRWYARLDHTDTFEVWLLTWLPGQGTEIHDHGGSSGAFTVVDGTLTERSFGDLDGDHAPVSRALATGELRSFGPRYVHEVTNRGTRPAVSVHAYGPALATQSFYAWESAGLRLLRTDAVED comes from the coding sequence ATGTCCGCACCCTCCCCTGCCCTGCGCACCCCGCACACCGCTCCCCTCACCCCGGCCCGGCTCGCCGACATCGCCCGGGGGTACGCCGCCCGCTCCGACCTGTGGCGGCCCAAGGTCCGGTTCACGACGCCGGACCGCTGGTACGCGCGCCTCGACCACACCGACACGTTCGAGGTGTGGCTTCTCACATGGCTGCCGGGCCAGGGCACCGAGATCCACGACCACGGCGGCTCGTCCGGCGCCTTCACGGTGGTCGACGGCACCCTGACGGAACGCTCCTTCGGCGACCTGGACGGCGACCACGCCCCCGTCTCCCGCGCCCTCGCGACGGGGGAGCTGCGGTCGTTCGGCCCCCGGTACGTCCACGAGGTGACCAACCGGGGCACGCGCCCGGCCGTCAGCGTCCACGCCTACGGGCCCGCACTCGCCACCCAGTCGTTCTACGCCTGGGAGTCCGCCGGACTGCGGCTCCTGCGCACCGACGCGGTGGAGGACTGA
- a CDS encoding FAD-dependent monooxygenase codes for MQTVLINGGGIAGPVLAHWLRHHGFAPTVVERAPGVRAGGQAVDIRGVALGVVERMGLLERASAVRTHMRGMSVLDPDGNEVHRSTEATYSSGRLDNEDIELLRDDLVRMVHERTRDDVEYVFGDGVTALEEDASGVRVGFAHGPARTFDLVIGADGLHSAVRRLAFGPEERFVRHLGTYVAVFGADNFLGLDNWQAWLRDGGTGFGIMPVRDNTELRITFGFESEPLGRDSDMLRRLVVDRLAAMRWEGARLAGAAAKAPDLYCDAMAQIHMDRWSRGRVALLGDAGYCPSPLSGQGTSLALVGAYVLADSLARAGSDHLAAYTRYEERMRPFVALNQALATENPGGPASDESVGRAKNAISLDG; via the coding sequence ATGCAGACCGTACTCATCAACGGCGGCGGCATCGCCGGCCCCGTCCTCGCCCACTGGCTGCGCCACCACGGCTTCGCGCCCACCGTCGTCGAACGCGCCCCGGGCGTACGCGCCGGCGGCCAGGCCGTGGACATCCGCGGCGTCGCGCTCGGCGTCGTGGAGCGGATGGGCCTGCTGGAGCGGGCCAGCGCGGTGCGCACCCACATGCGCGGCATGTCCGTCCTGGACCCCGACGGCAACGAGGTGCACCGCTCCACCGAGGCGACGTACAGCAGCGGCCGGCTCGACAACGAGGACATCGAGCTGCTGCGCGACGACCTGGTGCGGATGGTGCACGAGCGCACGCGCGACGACGTCGAGTACGTCTTCGGCGACGGCGTCACCGCGCTGGAGGAGGACGCCTCGGGCGTGCGCGTCGGGTTCGCGCACGGCCCCGCCCGCACCTTCGACCTGGTGATCGGGGCCGACGGCCTCCACTCGGCCGTGCGCCGCCTGGCGTTCGGCCCGGAGGAGCGGTTCGTCCGCCACCTCGGCACGTACGTCGCGGTGTTCGGGGCGGACAACTTCCTCGGCCTGGACAACTGGCAGGCGTGGCTGCGGGACGGCGGCACGGGCTTCGGCATCATGCCCGTGCGCGACAACACGGAGCTGCGGATCACCTTCGGTTTCGAGTCCGAACCCCTCGGCCGTGACAGCGACATGCTGCGGCGCCTGGTCGTGGACAGGCTCGCGGCGATGCGGTGGGAGGGCGCCCGCCTCGCCGGGGCCGCCGCGAAGGCGCCCGACCTCTACTGCGACGCCATGGCGCAGATCCACATGGACCGGTGGTCGCGGGGCCGGGTGGCCCTGCTGGGGGACGCCGGGTACTGCCCGTCCCCGCTGTCGGGGCAGGGGACGAGCCTGGCGCTCGTGGGCGCGTACGTGCTGGCCGACAGCCTTGCCCGCGCCGGCAGCGACCACCTCGCCGCGTACACGCGCTACGAGGAGCGGATGCGGCCCTTCGTCGCCCTGAACCAGGCCCTGGCCACCGAGAACCCCGGCGGACCGGCGTCGGATGAGTCCGTCGGGCGGGCGAAGAACGCGATCTCGCTGGACGGCTGA
- a CDS encoding ABC transporter permease produces MASSDTAAAQSGTPGTGTGTDDTAPPPAAAPAGDLAGLEAGLDALETPAGTDREPGRAGRLVLTKILPPLVAIGLVLAVWQLVYVAEVQPHYLLPGPADVYGEFEEMWLAGTLLDYVWTSISRGILGFLIAVAIGTVLGLVVARVKLVRAAIGPILTGLQSLPSVAWVPAAIIWFGLSSSTIYAVVLLGAVPSIANGIVAGVDQIPPLFLRAGRMLGARGLTSVRHVLLPAALPGYLAGLKQGWAFSWRSLMAAELIVSSPDLGTGLGQLMDNFRTMQNMSGVLATIILILVVGVAIDLLVFSPLERRVLRGRGLLARTS; encoded by the coding sequence ATGGCCAGCAGTGACACCGCCGCCGCGCAGTCCGGCACCCCGGGGACCGGCACGGGTACCGACGACACCGCGCCGCCGCCCGCCGCGGCGCCGGCCGGCGACCTCGCCGGTCTCGAAGCGGGCCTCGACGCCCTGGAGACCCCGGCCGGCACCGACCGCGAGCCGGGCCGCGCCGGCCGGCTCGTCCTGACGAAGATCCTGCCGCCGCTGGTGGCGATCGGGCTCGTCCTCGCCGTCTGGCAGCTCGTGTACGTCGCCGAGGTCCAGCCGCACTACCTGCTGCCGGGGCCGGCCGACGTGTACGGCGAGTTCGAGGAGATGTGGCTCGCCGGCACCCTGCTCGACTACGTGTGGACCAGCATCTCGCGCGGCATCCTCGGCTTCCTGATCGCCGTCGCCATCGGCACCGTCCTCGGCCTCGTCGTGGCGCGCGTCAAGCTCGTCCGGGCGGCGATCGGGCCGATCCTGACGGGCCTCCAGTCGCTGCCGTCCGTGGCGTGGGTGCCCGCGGCCATCATCTGGTTCGGCCTGTCGAGCAGCACGATCTACGCGGTGGTGCTGCTGGGCGCCGTCCCGTCCATCGCGAACGGCATCGTCGCCGGCGTGGACCAGATCCCGCCGCTGTTCCTGCGGGCGGGGCGCATGCTGGGCGCGCGCGGGCTGACGAGCGTGCGGCACGTCCTGCTGCCGGCCGCCCTGCCCGGCTACCTGGCCGGCCTCAAGCAGGGCTGGGCGTTCTCGTGGCGGTCCCTCATGGCCGCCGAGCTGATCGTGTCGTCCCCCGACCTCGGCACCGGCCTCGGCCAGCTGATGGACAACTTCCGCACGATGCAGAACATGTCGGGCGTCCTTGCCACGATCATCCTCATCCTCGTGGTCGGGGTCGCGATCGACCTGCTCGTGTTCTCGCCGCTGGAGCGGCGGGTGCTGCGCGGGCGCGGACTGCTGGCGCGGACGTCGTGA
- the treY gene encoding malto-oligosyltrehalose synthase produces MTTRRTPSSTYRVQLGPAFPFAAAEEIVPYAASLGVTHLHLSPVLEAVPGSEHGYDVTDHRRVREELGGEAGLRSLAGAARRHGLGIVLDIVPNHMAVPAAADLNAPLWDVLAHGPGAAHAHWFDIDWEAGGGKVLLPVLGGPLGDELASLTVEDGTLRYWDHRFPLRPGTEHLPVAELVEAQHYRLAWWRLGRTELNYRRFFTISDLIAVRVEDPGVFDATHATVLRLVADGLVDGLRIDHPDGLADPGAYLRRLHERTGGAWIVAEKILGSGEQLPASWPIAGTTGYDALRHVDAVLTSGAGCERLTEHYRTFTGAPPDLGGVWAETVRRAAYRMITRELAAETDRLARAAGAACRALPELRLRDHAPWALRTALVELLVGLPVYRPYVTADGPASPVDTALLATAADGARAAFPVPGEAAAVDTVRDLVLGGFGRAGDEVRVRFAQLASALRAKSVEDTAGYRYAPLLSAAEVGGEPGTPSLPPAAFHAFCARMQRDWPLTGTVLSTHDTKRSGDVRAALAALSEVPDAWAALVTRLTEETASATGVRAPDPHLAWTVWQTAYALGGGAEGERLGDTVVKTMREAALHTTWTEPDEAYESAARRFLAAGPGGAAGGELAAFVRDVAPLVRANVLGAALLHLTMPGVPDVYRGSETLYTALVDPDNRRVPDLPVARLAALDGEAGTPADLADEKLRLTATALRLRRDHPEWFGPEGDYHPLEAEGEGADHCLAFTRADRVLTAVTRLPGTLAENGGWTTTHLQLPPGTWHDTLTSQNWSGTTPLTALFATTPVALLVRMP; encoded by the coding sequence ATGACGACGCGCCGTACGCCCTCGTCCACGTACCGGGTCCAGCTCGGACCCGCGTTCCCGTTCGCGGCGGCCGAGGAGATCGTGCCGTACGCCGCGTCCCTCGGGGTCACGCACCTGCACCTGTCGCCCGTGCTCGAGGCCGTGCCCGGCTCGGAGCACGGGTACGACGTGACCGACCACCGCCGGGTGCGGGAGGAGCTGGGCGGCGAGGCCGGGCTGCGGAGCCTCGCCGGCGCGGCCCGCCGGCACGGCCTGGGCATCGTCCTCGACATCGTGCCCAACCACATGGCGGTCCCGGCCGCGGCCGACCTGAACGCGCCGCTGTGGGACGTCCTCGCGCACGGCCCGGGCGCGGCGCACGCGCACTGGTTCGACATCGACTGGGAGGCCGGCGGCGGGAAGGTGCTGCTGCCGGTCCTCGGCGGCCCCCTGGGCGACGAGCTGGCGTCCCTGACCGTCGAGGACGGCACGCTGCGCTACTGGGACCACCGCTTCCCGCTGCGGCCCGGCACCGAGCACCTGCCCGTCGCGGAGCTGGTCGAGGCGCAGCACTACCGGCTCGCGTGGTGGCGCCTCGGCCGCACCGAGCTGAACTACCGGCGCTTCTTCACCATCTCCGACCTCATCGCCGTGCGGGTCGAGGACCCCGGGGTGTTCGACGCCACCCACGCGACGGTGCTGCGGCTCGTCGCCGACGGGCTGGTGGACGGGCTGCGGATCGACCACCCCGACGGGCTCGCCGACCCTGGCGCGTACCTGCGGCGGCTGCACGAGCGCACCGGCGGCGCGTGGATCGTCGCGGAGAAGATCCTCGGCTCGGGCGAGCAGCTCCCCGCGTCGTGGCCGATCGCCGGCACCACCGGGTACGACGCACTGCGGCACGTCGACGCCGTCCTCACCTCCGGGGCGGGGTGCGAGCGGCTGACGGAGCACTACCGCACGTTCACGGGCGCGCCGCCGGACCTGGGCGGCGTATGGGCGGAGACGGTGCGGCGCGCCGCGTACCGCATGATCACGCGCGAGCTGGCCGCCGAGACGGACCGCCTCGCGCGGGCTGCCGGGGCGGCCTGCCGCGCCCTGCCGGAGCTGCGGCTGCGGGACCACGCGCCGTGGGCGCTGCGCACGGCCCTGGTGGAGCTGCTGGTCGGGCTGCCGGTGTACCGCCCGTACGTGACGGCGGACGGCCCGGCGTCACCGGTGGACACGGCGCTGCTGGCGACGGCGGCCGACGGGGCGCGGGCCGCGTTCCCCGTGCCGGGCGAGGCGGCGGCGGTGGACACCGTGCGGGACCTGGTGCTCGGCGGGTTCGGGCGGGCGGGGGACGAGGTGCGGGTGCGGTTCGCGCAGCTCGCGTCGGCGCTGCGGGCCAAGTCGGTGGAGGACACGGCGGGTTACCGGTACGCGCCGCTGCTGTCGGCGGCCGAGGTGGGCGGCGAGCCGGGCACACCGTCGCTGCCGCCGGCCGCGTTCCACGCGTTCTGCGCGCGCATGCAGCGGGACTGGCCGCTGACGGGCACCGTGCTGTCGACGCACGACACGAAGCGCAGCGGCGACGTGCGGGCGGCCCTGGCGGCGCTCTCGGAGGTGCCGGACGCGTGGGCGGCGCTCGTCACACGCCTGACGGAGGAGACGGCATCGGCCACCGGGGTACGCGCCCCGGATCCGCACCTGGCGTGGACGGTGTGGCAGACGGCGTACGCGCTGGGCGGCGGGGCGGAGGGGGAACGGCTCGGGGACACCGTCGTGAAGACGATGCGCGAGGCGGCCCTGCACACGACGTGGACGGAGCCGGACGAGGCGTACGAGAGCGCGGCACGCCGGTTCCTCGCGGCAGGCCCCGGCGGCGCGGCGGGCGGCGAACTCGCCGCGTTCGTGCGGGACGTCGCGCCCCTCGTCCGGGCGAACGTGCTGGGCGCGGCGCTGCTGCACCTGACGATGCCGGGCGTACCGGACGTGTACCGGGGCAGCGAGACGCTGTACACGGCCCTGGTGGACCCGGACAACCGAAGGGTCCCCGACCTGCCGGTGGCACGCCTCGCCGCCCTGGACGGCGAGGCGGGCACACCGGCCGACCTGGCGGACGAGAAACTGCGGTTGACGGCGACGGCACTACGGCTGCGCCGCGACCACCCGGAGTGGTTCGGCCCCGAAGGGGACTACCACCCGCTGGAGGCGGAGGGCGAGGGAGCAGACCACTGCCTGGCCTTCACGCGCGCGGACCGGGTACTGACGGCCGTGACACGCCTCCCCGGCACCCTGGCGGAAAACGGCGGCTGGACCACCACTCACCTGCAACTCCCACCGGGCACATGGCACGACACCCTGACCAGCCAAAACTGGTCGGGCACGACACCACTGACAGCCCTATTCGCAACAACCCCGGTGGCACTCCTGGTACGCATGCCCTGA
- a CDS encoding SAV2148 family HEPN domain-containing protein yields MSSSGLELPSGNGEETAEAQPGAVTVPRPVEIGTDLEWSPDDWSEVRTRVERAGRAYVWLNLLEQRLRSVVAAVLRPVYEPVHGDDWEIAAAGPAGQEWVRRAAALREVSRRRGHVLDPADDTVLAFLTLPQLRELMVQHWPCFAPYLDNRRELELTLDELETARSAVTRNRGISRAVLDQAERGCARLLRLLDQGAPPEHARLPADAVERLVGDRFTDVAGAHPDRVRLQRQLPAEDLFGGARRLEAVGTGLGLLVQNYPGRRLLRLAESGCRVRLLFLNPAGGAMRRRERELGMKRGELGRLVETNILQVRRVRARVRDPEAFEIRVFDDTPRFSAYFVDADGPGGVAVVQSYLRRSRGMETPALVLRRAGRSVIRREEPAVDGEPTLFETYREEFEWMWEDSRAVS; encoded by the coding sequence GTGAGCTCTTCGGGGCTGGAACTGCCCTCGGGGAACGGGGAGGAGACCGCCGAGGCGCAGCCCGGCGCGGTCACCGTCCCCCGACCGGTGGAGATCGGGACCGACCTGGAGTGGTCGCCGGACGACTGGTCCGAGGTCCGCACCCGCGTGGAGCGCGCCGGCCGCGCGTACGTGTGGCTCAACCTCCTCGAACAGCGCCTGCGGTCCGTCGTCGCCGCCGTCCTGCGGCCGGTGTACGAGCCGGTGCACGGCGACGACTGGGAGATCGCGGCGGCCGGCCCGGCCGGCCAGGAGTGGGTGCGGCGCGCCGCGGCCCTGCGCGAGGTGAGCCGCCGCAGAGGACATGTGCTCGATCCTGCCGATGACACGGTGCTCGCCTTCCTGACGCTCCCTCAGCTACGGGAACTCATGGTGCAGCACTGGCCCTGCTTCGCGCCGTATTTGGACAACCGCCGCGAGCTGGAGCTGACACTCGACGAGCTGGAGACCGCCCGCAGCGCCGTCACGCGCAACCGGGGCATCAGCCGCGCCGTCCTCGACCAGGCGGAACGCGGCTGCGCCCGCCTGCTGCGGCTCCTGGACCAGGGCGCGCCGCCGGAGCACGCGCGGCTCCCGGCGGACGCGGTGGAGCGGCTGGTGGGGGACCGGTTCACCGATGTGGCGGGGGCGCACCCCGACCGGGTGCGGCTCCAGCGGCAGCTTCCGGCCGAGGACCTGTTCGGCGGGGCGCGGCGGCTCGAAGCGGTGGGGACGGGGCTCGGGCTGCTCGTGCAGAACTATCCGGGGCGGCGGCTGCTGCGGCTGGCGGAGTCGGGGTGCCGGGTGCGGCTGCTGTTCCTGAACCCGGCGGGCGGCGCGATGCGGCGCCGCGAGCGGGAGCTGGGGATGAAGCGCGGGGAGCTGGGACGGCTCGTCGAGACGAACATCCTCCAGGTGCGGCGGGTGCGTGCGCGGGTGCGGGACCCGGAGGCGTTCGAGATCCGGGTGTTCGACGACACGCCGCGGTTCAGCGCGTACTTCGTGGACGCGGACGGTCCCGGCGGTGTCGCCGTCGTGCAGTCGTACCTGCGGCGCAGCCGGGGCATGGAGACGCCCGCGCTGGTGCTGCGGCGGGCCGGGCGTTCGGTGATACGGCGCGAGGAGCCGGCGGTGGACGGGGAACCGACGCTGTTCGAGACGTACCGGGAGGAGTTCGAGTGGATGTGGGAGGACTCGCGGGCCGTGTCGTGA
- a CDS encoding winged helix-turn-helix domain-containing protein has product MRHLTALPDLSTVPDLAALSDLTVTVLPQSAHVPATGEGAVPLVGYLVLAPAGTAPDRLGELFSAQGTPPPEAVRAVPRHAGPSAITVDRDERTVTVDGRHVPLTYLEFELLAHLVGHPHRVYSREQLVSMIWGYGPVGDQRTVDVHIARLRRKLGAAHRERIVTVRRVGYKYVPAA; this is encoded by the coding sequence ATGCGGCACCTGACCGCCCTGCCCGACCTGTCGACCGTTCCCGATCTCGCCGCGCTCTCGGACCTCACCGTCACGGTGCTCCCGCAGAGCGCGCACGTCCCCGCCACGGGCGAGGGCGCCGTGCCGCTCGTCGGCTACCTCGTCCTGGCACCCGCCGGGACCGCGCCGGACCGGCTCGGCGAACTGTTCTCCGCGCAGGGCACGCCGCCGCCGGAGGCCGTGCGCGCCGTGCCGCGGCACGCCGGGCCGTCCGCCATCACGGTGGACCGCGACGAGCGCACCGTCACCGTGGACGGGCGCCATGTCCCGTTGACCTACCTGGAGTTCGAACTGCTCGCGCACCTCGTGGGGCACCCGCACCGGGTCTACAGCCGCGAGCAGCTCGTCTCCATGATCTGGGGCTACGGGCCGGTCGGCGACCAGCGGACCGTGGACGTGCACATCGCGCGCCTGCGCCGCAAGCTCGGCGCGGCCCATCGCGAGCGCATCGTGACGGTGCGGCGCGTCGGCTACAAGTACGTGCCCGCCGCCTGA
- a CDS encoding rhodanese-like domain-containing protein → MAGDVVPGIDARLAAERRGLDRLTPREAYEEAAAGAVLVDTRPAFQRAADGTVPGALVIERNHLEWRCDPTSGAAVPEATGPDVRWIVLCDEGYASSLAAASLRSVGLRRATDVAGGFQAWRRAGLPVTPPGGSASG, encoded by the coding sequence ATGGCGGGGGACGTCGTACCGGGGATCGACGCGCGGCTCGCGGCCGAGCGCCGCGGTCTCGACCGGCTGACGCCGCGCGAGGCGTACGAGGAGGCCGCGGCGGGCGCCGTGCTCGTGGACACGCGGCCGGCGTTCCAGCGCGCGGCGGACGGCACGGTGCCGGGCGCGCTCGTCATCGAGCGCAACCACCTGGAGTGGCGCTGCGATCCGACGTCGGGCGCCGCCGTGCCGGAGGCGACGGGACCCGACGTGCGGTGGATCGTGCTGTGCGACGAGGGGTACGCCTCGTCGCTGGCCGCCGCGTCACTGCGGTCGGTCGGCCTGCGGCGGGCGACGGACGTGGCGGGCGGCTTCCAGGCATGGCGCCGGGCCGGCCTGCCGGTCACCCCGCCCGGCGGGAGCGCGTCCGGTTAG
- a CDS encoding peptidase inhibitor family I36 protein translates to MRNTMRALAMLAAAGVAVALPVSTAQAADGYDRCPDGHYCMFSGLDGTGDMIALQADTPDLAALGMDDRAKSDWNRTGSTIHLWSDADYSGCTAVTSAGPTGKGNFFSDYRDFFSSVQFDGPGGPSCGTPPGEG, encoded by the coding sequence ATGAGGAACACGATGCGTGCCCTTGCCATGCTGGCGGCGGCCGGGGTCGCGGTCGCGCTGCCGGTCTCCACGGCCCAGGCGGCCGACGGGTACGACCGGTGCCCCGACGGCCACTACTGCATGTTCTCGGGCCTCGACGGCACCGGCGACATGATCGCCCTGCAGGCCGACACCCCGGACCTCGCGGCGCTCGGCATGGACGACCGCGCCAAGTCGGACTGGAACCGCACCGGTTCGACCATCCACCTCTGGTCGGACGCCGACTACTCCGGCTGCACGGCCGTCACTTCGGCCGGGCCGACCGGCAAGGGCAACTTCTTCTCCGACTACCGCGACTTCTTCAGCTCCGTGCAGTTCGACGGCCCCGGCGGCCCGAGCTGCGGCACCCCGCCCGGCGAGGGCTGA
- a CDS encoding putative leader peptide, which translates to MPTSERLVTRRHVDLLRVAGALCRAGRSPRRH; encoded by the coding sequence ATGCCGACCAGCGAACGCCTCGTCACCCGCCGACACGTGGACCTGCTCCGCGTGGCGGGCGCGCTGTGTCGTGCCGGCCGCAGCCCCCGCCGTCACTGA
- a CDS encoding GNAT family protein — protein MVNGAGVPGPTDNGLVLRAWAPGDLAAVREAFSAPLMERQFGKPFPPDGVVDDTAAAHWLAARAAEREAGVAYSFAVTDAGALVGCAAVGAVNRTHDSGWVSYWTVPAARGRGVAGAAVRSLAAWCFGDLGLHRLELGHRVDNPASCRVAVAAGFAVEGLQRAKLRYGDTRHDVELHARLADA, from the coding sequence GTGGTGAACGGCGCGGGCGTACCCGGACCCACCGACAACGGCCTCGTCCTGCGCGCCTGGGCGCCCGGCGACCTGGCGGCGGTGCGCGAGGCGTTCTCCGCGCCCCTGATGGAGCGGCAGTTCGGGAAGCCGTTCCCGCCGGACGGCGTGGTCGACGACACGGCCGCCGCCCACTGGCTCGCCGCGCGCGCCGCCGAGCGGGAGGCCGGCGTCGCGTACTCGTTCGCCGTGACGGACGCCGGCGCCCTCGTCGGCTGCGCGGCGGTCGGCGCCGTCAACCGTACGCACGACTCCGGCTGGGTCTCGTACTGGACGGTGCCCGCCGCGCGCGGACGGGGCGTCGCGGGCGCGGCGGTGCGTTCCCTGGCCGCCTGGTGCTTCGGCGACCTCGGCCTGCACCGCCTTGAGCTGGGCCACCGCGTGGACAACCCCGCGTCCTGCCGGGTCGCCGTGGCCGCCGGCTTCGCCGTCGAGGGCCTGCAGCGCGCGAAACTCCGCTACGGCGACACCCGCCACGACGTCGAACTCCACGCCCGCCTCGCCGACGCCTGA
- a CDS encoding CbiX/SirB N-terminal domain-containing protein, translated as MTLLLVAHGSRDPRHAATVAALTARVRALAPGVTVAAGFLDFCVPDVDRAVERLHAEGERHIVAVPLLLNHAFHARTDIPAVLAGCAARFPGLTIAQAEVLGPDPLLLTALERRLAGAGLDRAARAVTGVVLASAGSTDPRVPVVLDALAGRWRRTAGFAAVLPAYATAARPTTAEAVRRLRAAGARRVAVAPYVIAPGRLPDRILAGAREAGADLVAPVLGAAPELARVVLARYTAARAAAPALAG; from the coding sequence GTGACGCTCCTGCTCGTCGCGCACGGCAGCCGTGACCCCCGGCACGCCGCGACCGTCGCCGCGCTCACCGCGCGGGTGCGGGCGCTCGCGCCGGGGGTCACGGTGGCGGCCGGGTTCCTCGACTTCTGCGTGCCGGACGTGGACCGGGCCGTGGAACGGCTGCACGCCGAGGGCGAGCGGCACATCGTGGCCGTGCCGCTGCTCCTCAACCACGCCTTCCACGCGAGGACGGACATCCCCGCCGTCCTCGCCGGCTGTGCCGCGCGCTTCCCGGGGCTCACCATCGCGCAGGCCGAGGTGCTGGGTCCCGACCCGCTGCTGCTGACCGCGCTGGAGCGGCGCCTCGCCGGGGCCGGTCTCGACCGGGCGGCGCGCGCGGTGACCGGTGTCGTGCTGGCGTCGGCGGGCTCGACCGACCCGCGGGTGCCGGTCGTGCTCGACGCGCTGGCCGGACGGTGGCGGCGGACGGCGGGCTTCGCGGCGGTCCTGCCGGCGTACGCCACGGCGGCCCGTCCGACGACGGCCGAGGCGGTGCGCAGGCTGCGCGCCGCGGGCGCGCGCCGGGTCGCGGTGGCGCCGTACGTCATCGCGCCGGGCCGCCTGCCGGACCGCATCCTGGCGGGCGCGCGGGAGGCGGGCGCCGACCTCGTGGCGCCGGTGCTCGGCGCGGCGCCGGAACTGGCCCGTGTCGTCCTCGCCCGCTACACGGCGGCGCGGGCGGCCGCCCCGGCGCTGGCGGGCTGA